The following are from one region of the Mustela lutreola isolate mMusLut2 chromosome 7, mMusLut2.pri, whole genome shotgun sequence genome:
- the LOC131835257 gene encoding olfactory receptor 4K3 isoform X1, whose amino-acid sequence MAWNNQSVITEFILQGLSSSWELQIFYFLFFSMVYAATVLGNLLIVLTILSEPRLHSPMYFLLGNLSFIDMSLASFATPKMIADFLSEHKAISFEGCITQIFFLHLLGGAEIVLLISMSFDRYVAICKPLRYLTIMNRRMCVGLVTLSWIVGIFHAMSQLAFTVNLPFCGPNEVDSFFCDLPLVIKLACVDTYILGVFMISTSGMIALVCFVLLVISYTIILVTVRQRSSGGSSKALSTCSAHFTVVTLFFGPCIFIYVWPFTNFPIDKVLSVFYTIFTPLLNPVIYTLRNKDVKDSMRKLSRHIFKSRKTDITP is encoded by the coding sequence ATGGCCTGGAATAATCAGTCAGTCATAACTGAATTCATACTACAGGGTCTCTCCAGTTCTTGGGAACTCCAGATCTtctatttcctgtttttctccatGGTATATGCAGCCACTGTACTGGGTAACCTCCTTATTGTGCTCACCATCCTGTCAGAGCCACGCCTTCACTCACCCATGTACTTTTTGCTGGGCAATCTCTCCTTCATTGACATGTCTCTGGCTTCATTCGCCACCCCCAAAATGATTGCAGATTTCCTCAGTGAGCACAAAGCCATCTCTTTTGAAGGATGCATCACTCAGatttttttcctgcatctgttAGGGGGTGCTGAGATTGTACTGCTGATATCTATGTCTTTTGATAGGTACGTGGCTATATGTAAACCTTTACGTTACTTAACCATTATGAACCGAAGAATGTGTGTTGGGCTTGTAACACTTTCATGGATTGTTGGCATCTTCCATGCTATGAGTCAGTTAGCATTTACTGTCAATCTGCCTTTCTGTGGACCCAATGAAGTGGATAGCTTCTTTTGTGACCTCCCCTTGGTGATCAAACTTGCCTGTGTAGACACATACATTCTGGGAGTGTTCATGATCTCAACCAGTGGCATGATTGCCCTGGTGTGTTTTGTCCTCTTGGTGATTTCCTACACTATAATCCTGGTCACTGTTCGGCAACGTTCCTCTGGTGGGTCCTCTAAAGCACTTTCTACTTGCAGTGCCCACTTCACTGTTGTGACCCTTTTCTTTGGCCCATGCATTTTCATCTATGTATGGCCTTTCACAAACTTCCCAATAGACAAAGTGCTCTCAGTATTTTATACCATTTTCACTCCCCTCTTGAATCCAGTGATCTATACCCTTAGAAATAAAGATGTCAAGGATTCCATGAGAAAACTTAGCAGACATATCTTTAAGTCTAGGAAGACTGATATTACCCCTTGA
- the LOC131835257 gene encoding olfactory receptor 4K3 isoform X2, whose product MAWNNQSVITEFILQGLSSSWELQIFYFLFFSMVYAATVLGNLLIVLTILSEPRLHSPMYFLLGNLSFIDMSLASFATPKMIADFLSEHKAISFEGCITQIFFLHLLGGAEIVLLISMSFDRYVAICKPLRYLTIMNRRMCVGLVTLSWIVGIFHAMSQLAFTVNLPFCGPNEVDSFFCDLPLVIKLACVDTYILGVFMISTSGMIALVCFVLLVISYTIILVTVRQRSSGGSSKALSTCSAHFTVVTLFFGPCIFIYVWPFTNFPIDKVLSVFYTIFTPLLNPVIYTLRNKDVKDSMRKLRFQR is encoded by the exons ATGGCCTGGAATAATCAGTCAGTCATAACTGAATTCATACTACAGGGTCTCTCCAGTTCTTGGGAACTCCAGATCTtctatttcctgtttttctccatGGTATATGCAGCCACTGTACTGGGTAACCTCCTTATTGTGCTCACCATCCTGTCAGAGCCACGCCTTCACTCACCCATGTACTTTTTGCTGGGCAATCTCTCCTTCATTGACATGTCTCTGGCTTCATTCGCCACCCCCAAAATGATTGCAGATTTCCTCAGTGAGCACAAAGCCATCTCTTTTGAAGGATGCATCACTCAGatttttttcctgcatctgttAGGGGGTGCTGAGATTGTACTGCTGATATCTATGTCTTTTGATAGGTACGTGGCTATATGTAAACCTTTACGTTACTTAACCATTATGAACCGAAGAATGTGTGTTGGGCTTGTAACACTTTCATGGATTGTTGGCATCTTCCATGCTATGAGTCAGTTAGCATTTACTGTCAATCTGCCTTTCTGTGGACCCAATGAAGTGGATAGCTTCTTTTGTGACCTCCCCTTGGTGATCAAACTTGCCTGTGTAGACACATACATTCTGGGAGTGTTCATGATCTCAACCAGTGGCATGATTGCCCTGGTGTGTTTTGTCCTCTTGGTGATTTCCTACACTATAATCCTGGTCACTGTTCGGCAACGTTCCTCTGGTGGGTCCTCTAAAGCACTTTCTACTTGCAGTGCCCACTTCACTGTTGTGACCCTTTTCTTTGGCCCATGCATTTTCATCTATGTATGGCCTTTCACAAACTTCCCAATAGACAAAGTGCTCTCAGTATTTTATACCATTTTCACTCCCCTCTTGAATCCAGTGATCTATACCCTTAGAAATAAAGATGTCAAGGATTCCATGAGAAAACTTA GATTTCAGAGATAA
- the LOC131837126 gene encoding olfactory receptor 4K2-like, whose translation MANIKNKNKVSEFVLLGLTDSPELQTFFFVIFSVFYLITMLGNSLILLTVLSTPHLHSPMYFLLSNLSFIDMCLSSFATPKMIMDFFAERKTISFEGCISQIFFLHLFTGTEIVLLISMSFDRYIAICKPLHYSTIMSQKVCAGLVVTSWTVGFLHTMSQLAFTLYLPFCGPNVVDSFFCDLPLVIQLACIDIYVLGIFMISTSGVIALVSFLLLLTSYIIVLVTIKDHHSSTGTSKALSTCTAHFIVVFMFFGPCIFIYVWPFTNFLVDKVLSVFYTIFTPFLNPLIYTFRNQEVKTAVKKKLSNQNLNLGKTTSRYPVQ comes from the exons atggctaatatcaaaaataaaaacaa AGTGTCTGAATTTGTGTTACTTGGACTTACTGATTCTCCTGAGCTCCagacttttttctttgtaatattttctgttttctatttgatAACTATGTTGGGCAACAGCCTGATTTTGCTCACAGTTCTGTCTACCCCACACCTTCACTCTCCCATGTATTTCCTCCTTAGCAATCTGTCTTTCATTGACATGTGCCTGTCCTCCTTTGCTACTCCAAAGATGATCATGGACTTCTTTGCTGAGCGTAAGACCATCTCCTTTGAGGGCTGCATTTCGCAGATCTTCTTTTTGCACCTTTTCACCGGGACTGAGATTGTGCTGCTGATCTCCATGTCTTTTGACAGGTACATTGCCATATGCAAACCTCTACATTATTCAACAATAATGAGCCAAAAAGTGTGTGCTGGGCTTGTGGTAACCTCTTGGACAGTAGGCTTCCTGCATACAATGAGTCAGTTAGCTTTCACCCTCTATTTACCCTTCTGTGGTCCCAATGTTGTAGACAGTTTCTTCTGTGACCTTCCTTTGGTCATCCAGCTGGcctgtatagatatatatgttcTTGGAATCTTCATGATCTCTACCAGTGGTGTGATTGCTCTTGTAAGTTTTCTGCTTTTGCTCACTTCCTATATCATTGTTCTTGTCACAATCAAGGACCACCACTCCTCTACAGGGACATCTAAGGCTCTTTCTACCTGCACTGCACATTTTATAGTTGTGTTTATGTTCTTTGGGCCTTGCATCTTTATCTATGTGTGGCCTTTTACCAACTTCCTGGTAGACAAAGTTCTGTCTGTTTTCTATACCATCTTCACCCCCTTTCTGAATCCACTTATCTATACCTTTAGAAATCAGGAAGTGAAGACTGCTGTGAAGAAGAAACTAAGTAATCAAAACTTGAATCTTGGGAAAACTACTTCAAGATACCCAGTGCAATGA